AACGATGCCCAACAATTCGGCCGCCTTCCGTACGATGTGCAGGAAGATGGGAATACAGCACAGAAACAGTAGCCACGTGTGCATCCAAACAAGCGTGGCACCGCACGCGTAAAACAGCAGCCGAAAGTAGGTGTCGCTTTCGAGCGATTCCACGTTTGTTAGCATGCTGGCCGGATAGGTACTACCGTGACCGGGCGTTTCGTTCATCGTGCTGGAAAGTTGCGGGGTCGCTGAAACGTCTAGATGCAGTTTCGCTTTAATTTCCTCTATTCTCGATGCTTCCGGATGGGCATGGGCGTTCATGGCGACGGAGGAATCGTCCAACCGGTAGCTGGTCACGTCCAGTAGGCTGTGCCATTTGTCGATGAAGCGCACGTTGCGCTCATCTTTCTGTAGGTTGTAAATCAACCCTATCAGGCCGTAGGTTAGTAGGCCGAGAAATACGGGTACCTGCAGCGCTCCGAGGAAGCTGCTCCCGTACCCGACGATAACCATCCACAGAAACTGTCCAATCACCAGGAAGGGCAGCGAATGGTCCGGCGTCCAGAGGAAGTATACGCTGACGACGTACACGACCAGTATCACGACCACCATCTGCAGCGAGAGCGATCCGAGCAGCGTACGGAACAGCGAATGGATCCACACGATAAAGTTCCAGATGGAGAAAAACACCTCGCTCGGTGTTAGCCACAGTATGAAGCGCAGCGTTACCAGCCCACCGACCAGTCCGGTGATTATTTTCAAATGCTCCTTCAGCCAGCCGGTCAGAAACTCGCCCAGCGAATCCACCCAGCAGAGCGGCGCACTCAGCACACCCAGCAACAGGTATTTGTCATCCTTCTCGATTCTCTCGATCCAGCGCTTGAGCGAGGCGGAGAGCCGTTTCTTGGCCGGAAACAGCACCGCCCCGAACAGGAACGCCCACAGTAGCGGCTTGAAGAAGGGGGCCAGCACCAGGGTGACGCCGATCACGACCGCGATCACCCCGACCACGAGCACATTGTAGAGAGCGTTGCGTAGCGGCTTCTCGTGGCCCTGGTTCCGCAGGTTCAGCCACACGTTGAACAGCccatcgatcgatcgcttGAAGGGTGCAGGGCTTGGTCGGGTACTCATTTTCCACTCGATCGACGCTCGCGTACTgtgcagcaaaacaacaaactagTGGCGTAGTTTGAGCATTTGTTCCAGTtgcccacacacgcacacgcacacacactgttcGGATCGATTGCACGATTGCAGAGGTACGATTATTTCATGGCCAGCGAGTTGCCACTAAAGGGTGTGGATGATTCGCTAGAAGGAAAACACTCGGCACATATTCGTCACGCACCAAGGCAGCAAACTTTGCTCCTTTGCTGGAAAACCGCTGATATTTTTAGCGATGAAATCACAACAAACAGCTGTCAGATTGGGTTACGGTGGCCAGACTGTTGGCGctattttttggaaaatttattttcgattttatgGTTTTCGGTAATTTAAAACGTATTGCGGCTAAAATCACGCATTTTGAATCGTTTTTAATTTTGCCTGGTACTTTAGGAATATTCtataaaaaatgattaaatattttcatttcaatttcatcaatttggaAACTGTCATCTAGAGTGGCCAAAACGGCTGACGCTATGTGCTGTCAATCAAATCGTGATTGTTTGGTGTTTTCGCTTGGCTTGAAAAGTAAATAATCTACAGTTGCGGAATacgtttgataaaaatgcTTGCCAAACGGAGAAGCCTCATCAATTCGGACGAAAAGCGTAAGTAAAGTGTGTGATAATCAGTAGATTGCCAGCTACAGCATTCTAAAGTGGACTATTCATTCCCATAGGTAAAGCGCTTCAAAATGTGGCGTTGGCACGGGGTCGGCTGAAAGGGGCGCTGAAAACCGCCAACCAATCGTCGGATGATAACTCCAGCTTCGACGATAGCGAGGAAGAGTCGCAGGTCAAGCGAAAACGCATCGACGCACCGGCAATTAATCAGTCGTGCCCGTTGACGCTCTTCAACCGGTGCATCGATGTGGCCCGCTTCCGGGAAAATGCCCCGCTCTATCCGCTGTGCCGCGCATGGGTGAAGAACAACCCGCGGGAGAAGGTTGAAGAAGCGACAATGTCCGAACCGAGACGGCGCATCAAGCGCGAGCACAATCCAGATATCGTGAATCAGTTCGTGAGCGGAGAGTTGCTCGAAATAACGGAAATGCCACGGCCAGAATCGACGCAGTTGGAGCCTTTCCTTTCGGTAAAACCGGAACCGGTCGGTGACTTTGATATTGACAAGTCGTCTAAAAGCAAGGAAGAGTTGATCGAGGAGCATCGGGAGCAGTGGAAGAAAATTCGTGAATCGTGTAttgcacacagaaaaaagtacAACGAAGTACGGTACGGCACCAGTTTCAAGCTACTCGAAGCGTTGAAAAAGTGAACCCTTGGCCGGGTTGGGGTGGTAAAAAATAGTTCG
This is a stretch of genomic DNA from Anopheles merus strain MAF chromosome 2R, AmerM5.1, whole genome shotgun sequence. It encodes these proteins:
- the LOC121591080 gene encoding protein lin-37 homolog; its protein translation is MLAKRRSLINSDEKRKALQNVALARGRLKGALKTANQSSDDNSSFDDSEEESQVKRKRIDAPAINQSCPLTLFNRCIDVARFRENAPLYPLCRAWVKNNPREKVEEATMSEPRRRIKREHNPDIVNQFVSGELLEITEMPRPESTQLEPFLSVKPEPVGDFDIDKSSKSKEELIEEHREQWKKIRESCIAHRKKYNEVRYGTSFKLLEALKK